The following proteins are co-located in the Haloarcula rubripromontorii genome:
- a CDS encoding acetoacetate decarboxylase family protein yields the protein MTRLTDGDRVRLSTGHEVRLPLVTEATVAGAVLPAQYSVAESLLPEGLTPVRTTARRAAVVLLCVEYHRIGDDAMAPYDEFAVAIVVTPDGRRRPPLLPLLTRAAGAYVWSLPVTTEPARALGDEIWGYPKTVADITHRDDATRRETTVVEDGDRVATVSIDWPRAWERRERIGSYAVREGRLERTPVEFQGKLGVAPLSGRVTVDPDDHERADTLRALDLGSRSVLRFSLDGRIAYGAGRPVER from the coding sequence GTGACCCGACTGACCGACGGCGACCGGGTTCGCCTGTCGACGGGCCACGAGGTGAGGCTCCCGCTAGTCACCGAAGCAACAGTCGCCGGCGCGGTACTCCCGGCCCAGTACAGCGTCGCCGAGTCGCTGTTGCCCGAGGGGCTGACGCCGGTCCGTACGACGGCGCGGCGGGCGGCAGTCGTGCTCCTCTGTGTCGAGTACCACCGCATCGGCGACGACGCGATGGCCCCCTACGACGAGTTCGCGGTGGCGATTGTGGTGACGCCGGACGGGCGGCGGCGGCCGCCGCTGCTTCCCTTGCTGACCCGCGCGGCCGGGGCCTACGTCTGGTCGCTCCCGGTAACGACCGAGCCCGCGCGCGCCCTCGGCGACGAAATCTGGGGCTACCCGAAGACGGTCGCGGACATCACCCACCGCGACGACGCGACCCGGCGCGAGACGACGGTCGTCGAGGACGGCGACCGCGTGGCGACGGTCAGCATCGACTGGCCCCGAGCCTGGGAGCGCCGGGAGCGGATAGGGAGCTATGCGGTTCGAGAGGGACGGCTCGAACGGACGCCGGTCGAGTTCCAGGGGAAACTGGGGGTCGCACCGCTGAGCGGTCGCGTCACCGTGGACCCCGACGACCACGAGCGGGCCGACACGCTCCGCGCGCTCGACCTCGGCTCCCGCTCGGTGCTCCGGTTCTCACTGGACGGGCGGATTGCCTACGGCGCTGGCCGGCCGGTGGAGCGGTAG